From a single Acidobacteriota bacterium genomic region:
- a CDS encoding RNA polymerase sigma factor: ESALAGEAQAFEEIVKRYQRLVFNIVYHYLGGRNEVEDLAQEIFLKVYRSLDRFDTSRPLKAWIGRIASNACLDQLRRARVRRERSFSDFSEEQEERIRYLYGKSAEGGGLTEEEAEESLSLLQRALDELGAKDRMAFVLREMEEQEYSEIAEAMDTSQVAVRIRVSRARKKLQKRIKAMLARQDAISA; encoded by the coding sequence CGAATCGGCCTTGGCCGGGGAGGCACAGGCGTTCGAAGAGATTGTCAAGCGTTACCAGCGGTTGGTGTTCAATATCGTCTACCACTATCTGGGAGGACGCAATGAGGTGGAGGATCTGGCTCAGGAAATCTTCCTCAAGGTTTACCGTTCGCTGGACCGCTTCGACACCTCGCGTCCGCTTAAGGCCTGGATCGGCAGGATCGCTTCCAACGCCTGCCTGGACCAGCTTCGGCGGGCCCGAGTTCGGCGCGAACGGTCTTTCTCGGATTTCAGCGAAGAACAGGAAGAGCGCATCCGCTACCTTTACGGCAAGTCGGCCGAAGGAGGCGGGTTGACCGAGGAGGAGGCCGAGGAATCGCTGAGCCTGCTTCAGCGCGCGCTCGACGAACTCGGCGCCAAAGACCGTATGGCCTTCGTATTGAGAGAGATGGAGGAACAGGAGTACAGCGAGATCGCCGAGGCCATGGATACTTCACAGGTGGCCGTGCGCATCCGCGTCAGCCGTGCGCGCAAGAAACTGCAGAAGCGCATCAAGGCCATGCTGGCCAGGCAGGACGCCATTTCGGCCTAA